The following proteins are encoded in a genomic region of Reichenbachiella sp.:
- a CDS encoding peptidase M61, whose amino-acid sequence MNIRISFLVALLCISTSLLAQEKYTISIDLNTVVDDKVKVICKVPKVEAEEIEFRMPKIVPGTYSIYDFGRFFTDFKAIDTEGNELETQRLTDNRILVKESRALASVSYWIDDTFDSDKSNFIFEPAGTNIEEGKNFVINTFGFAGYLQGMKDFAYELHIDYPMGMYGASALDKVSTSNSSDVFLAANYFDLADGPIMYSSPDTTTFEIGGAEILIAVYSPNKVLDPVFVKEQVEPTLKAQHEYLGQLPVNKYAFIIYLFDTSPLSGKLGALEHSYSSFYCLPEIDPFRLAQVIRDVAAHEFFHILTPLNVHSEEIGDFDFINPKMSKHLWLYEGMTEYAAGLAQVKYGEMSLAEYLNVLEGKIAQSTSRFDDQLPFTELSLHCLGETKDEYGNVYQKGALIGMALDIRLRELSEGKYGVQDMMRDLAKKYGKTQSFKDEELFDVITEMTYPEIREFFSTYVEGTTSIPYEEVLEKVGVAFERARTEKELSLGHLSFSVNESDNRLIIQSIDQMNIFGKEMGYEVGDIIYKFDGVEIDIENYEEEFLAFTDRHQVGDKIQAIVLRSDEKGKLKKVKLKAEAIEIDRKIESSVMLSDNPSEAQLKLRKAWINK is encoded by the coding sequence ATGAATATTAGGATCAGTTTTTTAGTTGCCTTGTTGTGTATTTCTACCTCTCTACTGGCTCAAGAGAAATATACCATTTCCATCGATTTGAATACGGTGGTGGATGATAAAGTAAAAGTGATCTGTAAGGTGCCGAAGGTCGAAGCAGAAGAAATAGAATTCCGAATGCCTAAGATCGTACCAGGTACTTATTCTATTTACGATTTTGGTAGATTTTTCACTGATTTCAAGGCAATTGATACTGAAGGCAATGAGCTGGAAACTCAGCGACTGACAGACAATCGAATTTTAGTAAAGGAGAGCAGAGCACTGGCGTCAGTTTCCTATTGGATCGACGATACTTTTGATTCTGATAAATCTAATTTCATATTTGAGCCGGCCGGTACTAATATAGAAGAGGGAAAGAACTTTGTCATCAATACCTTCGGATTTGCTGGTTACCTGCAGGGCATGAAGGATTTTGCTTACGAATTGCATATAGATTACCCTATGGGAATGTATGGCGCTTCTGCATTGGATAAAGTATCTACAAGCAACTCGTCAGATGTCTTTTTGGCTGCTAACTATTTCGATCTTGCCGATGGGCCAATTATGTATTCGTCGCCTGATACCACGACTTTCGAAATTGGCGGTGCTGAGATATTGATCGCTGTTTATTCTCCCAATAAAGTTTTAGATCCAGTTTTCGTAAAGGAGCAAGTTGAACCAACCCTCAAAGCACAACACGAATATCTTGGGCAGCTGCCAGTAAATAAATATGCCTTTATCATTTATTTATTTGATACCAGTCCTTTATCTGGCAAGTTGGGTGCGTTAGAGCATTCATATTCTTCATTTTACTGTTTGCCAGAAATAGATCCATTTCGATTGGCACAAGTGATTCGAGATGTGGCGGCTCACGAATTTTTCCATATTCTAACCCCTCTCAATGTGCACTCCGAGGAAATCGGTGATTTTGATTTTATCAATCCGAAAATGTCAAAACATCTATGGTTGTATGAGGGAATGACGGAATACGCCGCAGGTTTGGCTCAGGTAAAGTATGGGGAGATGTCACTAGCAGAATATCTGAATGTATTGGAAGGTAAGATTGCTCAATCCACTTCCAGATTTGATGATCAATTACCTTTTACCGAATTGAGTCTTCATTGTCTTGGGGAAACAAAAGATGAATATGGCAATGTCTATCAGAAGGGTGCCTTGATTGGGATGGCATTGGATATACGATTGAGGGAATTGTCCGAAGGGAAGTATGGTGTACAAGATATGATGCGCGATCTAGCAAAGAAGTATGGCAAAACACAATCATTTAAAGATGAGGAGTTATTTGATGTCATTACTGAAATGACCTATCCTGAGATTCGAGAGTTTTTTTCTACGTATGTGGAAGGAACTACTTCTATACCCTATGAAGAAGTGCTTGAGAAAGTTGGAGTGGCGTTTGAGCGTGCACGAACTGAAAAAGAATTGTCGCTAGGGCACCTCAGTTTTTCTGTGAATGAATCGGATAACCGATTGATTATTCAATCTATTGATCAGATGAATATATTCGGTAAAGAAATGGGATACGAAGTTGGTGATATCATCTACAAATTTGATGGTGTTGAAATTGATATTGAAAACTATGAGGAAGAATTCCTGGCTTTTACAGATCGTCATCAGGTTGGAGACAAAATCCAGGCGATAGTGTTGCGAAGCGATGAGAAGGGTAAACTCAAAAAAGTAAAACTAAAAGCGGAAGCCATTGAAATCGACAGGAAAATTGAATCATCTGTAATGCTTTCGGATAATCCTTCAGAAGCTCAATTGAAATTAAGAAAGGCTTGGATTAACAAATAA
- a CDS encoding GNAT family N-acetyltransferase, producing the protein MSVNRVIVRKGSIEEVVRLSNEIPEFDNPHDKEVYEDRLKSKKHLIAIAQVEGELAGFKVGYDKLGNSSFYTWMGGVLPKFRKMGVAKVLADFQEQYAIEEGFDSVILKTRNRHKNMLHFALKSGFEIIEVEPRVESSENRILLKKQLK; encoded by the coding sequence ATGAGCGTGAATAGGGTAATCGTTCGGAAAGGTTCTATCGAGGAGGTAGTGAGACTCAGCAATGAAATTCCTGAGTTTGACAATCCGCACGATAAAGAGGTTTACGAAGATAGACTGAAAAGTAAAAAACACCTTATTGCGATTGCGCAAGTGGAGGGTGAGTTGGCTGGATTCAAGGTGGGTTATGATAAGTTAGGTAATTCCTCTTTTTATACTTGGATGGGAGGTGTGCTCCCAAAGTTTAGAAAAATGGGAGTGGCTAAAGTACTGGCAGACTTTCAAGAGCAGTATGCGATTGAAGAAGGCTTTGATTCTGTGATTTTGAAAACTCGAAATCGTCATAAGAATATGCTTCATTTCGCCTTGAAATCTGGTTTTGAAATCATTGAGGTAGAGCCACGAGTCGAATCTTCTGAAAACCGAATCCTGCTTAAGAAACAATTAAAATGA
- a CDS encoding M1 family metallopeptidase, protein MYSFHHRLLILIYLLLLSSFSFAQRPETAVFDIQNYRFDVVLNDTSDVVRAIAIVSINYPNVVPDYTVLDFANTGMEINELSFDGKEVDYLHQSDVLKVSTPNAVEIGGSAELIVTYQGIPSDGLVISQNKYGERTFFAEHWPDRAHHWLPVIDHPSEKATCEFRVTAPAKYKVVSNGDLQNERLLNSDWKETIWKMSKPISAKVMVIGVAPFITRPLDDEGVITAWVYGKSKRLALHDFSEVPAIYEMLIDYMGEYPFSKCDQVESSTRFGGMENAGNIFYPEMSLTGKQKINKTIAHEIAHQWFGDAVTETDWADLWISEGFATFFENYWVEVALGMDSLLAKLEEEEKKVLKYQRKNPHQMIVQQPQSNLNKLMNPMTYDKAGWMLRMLRYQVGEETFQKIVLAFYEQYKYDLASTKDFISIANSISDSDLNKFFQQWFYTPGAPDIRYSWSYKKGELLIHFEQQTEYVYQLDFDIQIDYQNGNQENKRVTLREKSQTIEWVCDEIKEVKVDPFNIILGSFKKK, encoded by the coding sequence ATGTACTCATTTCATCACCGTCTATTGATTTTAATTTACCTGCTTCTTTTGAGTAGTTTTTCGTTTGCTCAAAGGCCAGAGACGGCAGTATTCGATATACAAAACTATCGGTTTGATGTTGTTTTGAATGACACAAGTGATGTGGTAAGAGCCATCGCTATTGTGTCCATTAACTATCCTAATGTTGTGCCTGACTACACGGTATTGGATTTTGCCAACACCGGAATGGAAATAAATGAACTTTCATTTGATGGGAAGGAAGTTGATTACCTGCATCAATCAGATGTTTTAAAAGTGTCTACTCCAAATGCCGTTGAGATTGGTGGATCGGCTGAATTGATTGTGACCTATCAAGGTATTCCTTCGGATGGTTTGGTCATTTCTCAAAACAAATATGGTGAGCGTACTTTTTTCGCTGAACATTGGCCGGATCGTGCACATCATTGGCTGCCGGTCATCGATCATCCATCAGAAAAAGCTACTTGCGAGTTTAGAGTAACTGCGCCGGCCAAGTATAAGGTGGTGTCAAATGGAGACTTGCAAAACGAGCGACTTCTAAATTCAGATTGGAAAGAAACTATTTGGAAGATGAGCAAACCGATTTCTGCTAAGGTGATGGTAATTGGAGTGGCCCCATTTATAACCCGACCTCTAGATGATGAAGGGGTAATAACAGCTTGGGTATATGGAAAATCGAAACGGTTGGCGCTACATGATTTTTCTGAGGTACCGGCCATTTACGAAATGCTGATAGACTATATGGGTGAGTACCCTTTTTCAAAATGCGATCAAGTAGAATCGAGCACTAGATTTGGTGGGATGGAGAATGCGGGAAATATCTTTTACCCAGAGATGTCTTTGACAGGCAAACAAAAAATTAATAAAACGATAGCTCATGAAATTGCTCATCAGTGGTTTGGTGATGCTGTGACTGAGACTGATTGGGCAGATCTTTGGATCAGTGAGGGCTTTGCCACCTTTTTTGAAAATTATTGGGTGGAGGTAGCATTGGGTATGGACAGTCTTTTGGCCAAGCTGGAGGAAGAGGAGAAAAAAGTATTGAAATATCAAAGAAAGAACCCTCATCAAATGATCGTTCAACAACCTCAATCCAACTTGAACAAACTGATGAATCCCATGACTTACGATAAGGCAGGCTGGATGTTGAGAATGCTCCGCTATCAGGTAGGAGAAGAAACGTTTCAAAAAATCGTGCTGGCATTTTACGAGCAGTACAAATACGACTTGGCGAGTACAAAGGATTTTATTTCGATAGCGAATTCAATTTCAGATTCGGACTTAAATAAATTTTTTCAGCAGTGGTTTTATACCCCAGGAGCACCTGATATCCGATATAGTTGGAGCTATAAAAAAGGGGAATTGTTGATCCATTTTGAACAGCAAACGGAATACGTTTATCAATTGGATTTTGATATTCAGATAGACTATCAAAATGGAAATCAGGAAAATAAACGTGTGACACTCAGAGAGAAAAGTCAAACGATTGAATGGGTGTGTGATGAAATTAAAGAGGTGAAAGTTGACCCATTCAATATCATCCTCGGAAGTTTTAAGAAAAAATGA